actgggaagcatggactgctgacgaatggcatcgcattatgttcagcgatgaaCTGCGATCCTGTAAtaccccagatgaccatcattGGCGAGAGTGGCGGCGAGCTGAAAAAAGGTACCAATCTTCGGATGATCTGAAGAGAGGCAGCGATGTTACTCTTGGAATCATGGTGTTGGGAACCATCCGGTCTAACTTCAAGTTAAGGCTGGCAGTGACCAAAGAAGCcatgacggcacaacggtacgtcagggACATCCTGCCTCTTCATGTGTTACTTCACATGTAACAGTACCCTGTTaccctttttcaacaggacaaagtTCTTCCACACGTGGCATGTACCTCTATGAACTATCTGCGGGATACTGcgccatcttgcctcaggagaggatacaacgcctCTATGACACCCTTTCCAACCGAATGGGTACATGCATCAAGGCGAGAAGGGGTGCATACTGATGAGTGGTAGCATACTACTAAATTCTTTGTGAACATCACTCGTTTTTGTAATCATTTTAATAACTTCACATAACCTCTCAACCCAAGCAGTTTCATCTCGTTTCCTCTTCGCTGCTTCTCTTGTTCGTTAAGCAGTGTACTATTAGAAGCACCACGTAAACCAGAACTTTCACTTTCTATTAAACGTACATGAAAACTAAATAACAGGACTGACATTCAGACAGAAGAATTGTTAAAATATCATCGCTGCCTTTGCTCCCGAATGACTTCAATACCTATATATTGTAACGCCGCTACCCTTTGGacgcaaaaatgaaaaatataaatctaGTTCTCACACCACAATACAAGCCCCAAGCCCAAGATCCAAAtttcataaaaggaaaaaaaattcctctgTACTAAGattaccggttcccgtgagatctccgaagttaagcgccgtcgggcgtggtcggcacttggatgggtgaccatccaggctgccatgcgctgttgccatttttgggggtgcactcagcctcgtgatgccaattgaggagctactcgaccgaatagtagcggcttcggtcaagaataccatcttacgaccggaagagcggtgtgctgaccccacgcccctcctatccgcatcgtccaccgaggatgacacggcggtcggatggtcccggtaggccactcgtggcctataGACGGAGTTCTGTACTAACAATGCATGACTTGTAGGAAGTAGACTGAAAAGAATGTaatataaaaagaaatagaaacgaAACTTCGTAGAAAAGCAACTTAATGTTTTGAAAAGGAAtaaaaaagaaatagaatccattaaTTTCAATATAAAATAGCAGTAGATCGCAAAATAGTAGACTTGTAGATCACGGAGTGTAACTAGTGACctcaaagaatactccttgtgagtactctttgaggacactgCGAAATACAGAATCTAAAGTTGTACGTTGTTAATGTGCTTCTGGCGCTTGCCTTGTCGTGTCGTAATTGAACTTGTGCGCTCCTACGTAATGTTGGTAGGCGATACGAGATGGTTTGTTACATTTTGAAGATTTGCAATCTGCTAGAAATGATTAAAATCTGAAAGAGGTAAATCAGCAACTTTGAAAATATCTTTGAAATAATTCAAGCTAGGAAAATAACCGAATATATTATCTTAATTTgattattatcaacaaaagactgaACTTAGACCCAATGCGATAGACAGTGAATAATTCAACTGATAGGAAGTGATGAATAGTTTTAACTGTGAAGAATGTACCTAAACTGCGTTAAAGTAAATAGTGTAATCTGGATCTTGCTGTAAACTCTTTGGCTGAATTTACGCAAGTAATTCCAGCCATCTGAAAGAAGAGTTACCTCTTTAAGACAATGATAGGAAGTGCATAGACTAGAATAAACCAACATAAAGTGGATTTACAGTGTTTGACATTTCTTTCAACCCATTTAATGTTACGTGCCCATGAAACATTTATCTGTGCGACAACATAGATTATCAACAGAGCGCAGCATTCATAGATATTCTTTGGCTCTGTAGAAAGTTATCGTACTGATTCAGGCTTTTTAGCTCACGCGCATTGTAAACTTTCATAGATAAACTCTGGATGTATATAGACTGTAATCATGATTAGGGCAGTTTGTATGCATTTACGTGTAGCTAGGCTCTTACACGTTGGGGAGCAAATATTCATCTGTGTAAGCCGGTACAACTAACATGCACTTGGCGTAAATATAGTGCAGCAAGACAATTCTTTTTTGTGACTTTCCTCGCAAACATTCTACCGCGAGCTAGCCGGAGCCTGAGCATCATTCGTTAACAATCAATCAGTACGAAAGGGGAAGCTACAATATCACAAAGGTCAAACTCCCAGCCAGTCAGCCAGTACACTGTTAAATGATGATTGGCTCTTCCCTCAGTAACGGCATTTCCCACTGGTTCTGCAAATGACCCTCCCTCCTCGCTTCTTGTATAGTGTAAATTCGTCCTACTTCTTATGTCACGTATCAAGAATGTCATTGAAACTCGCTTTTTGATTGGACGACACGAGTGGAGAGGCTAGGATCTTTATTGATAGCAATAACACACTGTATTTTCTCAGGAGCTAGGAGCGGTACTGCGTCACAGCTCACGACGCCAATAAACAggagctaaaataaaaaaaaatcagtaaaggaTGTCATCCGTACCTACCCATTCTGGCAAACCAGTCAAAAATCGAGCTCCAGCCACGTTTTGACAAATTGACGTTAGGAACAGGAGGAAATAACACTATATAACACACGAACGTGGCGCTGGCCCTTAGTAAATATACCACCTAGATGACAGATACCTGCAACAGCGGTCAAAACTTAGACATAtataatgttgagtggtacttaagataggtaaataaattagtgaaatcaatgtgaagtgaagtacaaaataaaaaataaatggaaaacttaGTTAGTTTAGAAGATTTACGcactggcaaacagtgggcagagcaCCAGTTCCAACGACcagcgcttgcaagtcagcatgttcaggagaagccatcaccgtccccacataagcggaagctgtctaTTCAGCCGTCAggacatcgcccgaccggctcacgtgtttttcaattgtcacatgtgatcaaaggccctcgcctacattccaagagccaatgaccgacgttaagaagattcttcgagaagcttttcaacgtgacagaagagccattgaccgtgaagtcgttcatctCCAGTGAATTGAAGTAAATAAATATGCGAGGCGCCGTAggcccgacagtagttttcagtacagtttcggttcgagttcagttccagtacagttcagtcggtgctgaagaccatcatgcaggaagagactacatcgtacacagaagcaccaagtccgccgctgtaatggaatagcaagcagcagcctcgccgctaGAAGACAGAAGtttgaaggtatttgaagactgatttttacgtacccgggtgactcgtgaggacgggaaggagacggcctcacatcagcagtcacctgtgagctggtgatgaagatctgacagccgaggaCTGACAAGCtggagtccattgttcgagtccgGGTCACTGACCTTTCCCCACCACGCTTCTCCGCTGGCCGacacacaacactgacacacgcggccgcatagagaagagaaacactgggacaagACGTCCAAgctatcaccatccgattcacgacttcgttctcaataattaaacagaccacctcacgatgcgcgtctccagtcaactgcgCGAAACagtgacacgagatacacaccgccaggcgtaatcagacgccgccgttcacgcagcagaaggcttcgcaaacgacacagctgccgctctcccagccagaacaatccagtaaggaaaccattgtacaaatctttcaataaaagttatcttatgtaaaattgctgtttcattctacctcatacccgagccaaggaagaacccaccctccccacatgttgttaagagagaaaaagtaatttatttagtgtttttcaccctgacataatgctttagaatcaaatgccctttgcagtaatgctcatcctgacaatttaGCATCAAAAGAGATTGCCCAGTTACATTAACAACATGACACTATCTCACAGTTGGGAAACGTTTACTGAAGATAAGAATGGACATGGGAGTCTACACTTTGGCATGTTTCACATCTTTAGGGGACTGCTGTCGTTCTACAGAACAAACAGTGTATCTAATCCagtgttaatatacactcctggaaatggaaaaaagaacacattgacaccggtgtgtcagacccaccatacttgctccggacactgcgagagggctgtacaagcaatgatcacacgcacggcacagcggacacaccaggaaccgcggtgttggccgtcgaatggcgctagctgcgcagcatttgtgcaccgccgccgtcagtgtcagccagtttgccgtggcatacggagctccatcgcagtctttaacactggtagcatgcaacgacagcgtggacgtgaaccgtatgtgcagttgacggactttgagcgagagcgtatagtgggcatgcgggaggccgggtggacgtaccgccgaattgctcaccacgtggggcgtgaggtctccacagtacatagatgttgtcgccagtggtcggcggaaggtgcacgtgcccgtcgacctgggaccggaccgcagcgacgcacggatgcacgccaagaccgtaggatcctacgcagtgccgtaggggaccgcaccgccacttcccagcaaattagggacactgttgctcctggggtatcggcgaggaccattcgcaaccgtctccatgaagctgggctacggtcccgcacaccgttaggccgtcttccgctcacgccccaacatcgtgcagcccgcctccagtggtgtcgcgacaggcgtgaatggagggacgaatggagacgtgtcgtcttcagtgatgagagtcgcttctgccttggtgccaatgatggtcgtatgcgtgtttggcgccgtgcaggtgagcgccacaatcaggactgcatacgaccgagggacacagggccaacacccggcatcatggtgtggggaacgatctcctacactggccgtacaccactggtgatcgtcgaggggacactgaatagtgcacggtacatccaaaccgtcatcgaacccatcgttctaccattcctagaccggcaagggaacttgctgttccgacaggacaatgcacgtccgcatgtatcccgtgccacccaacgtgctgtagaaggtgtaagtcaactaccctggccagcaagatctccggatctgtcccccattgagcatgtttgggactggatgaagcgtcgtctcacgcggtctgcacgtccagcacgaacgctggtccaactgaggcgccaggtggaaatggcatggcaagccggtccacaggactacatccagcatctctacgatcgtctccatgggagaatagcagcctgcattgctgcgaaaggtggatatacactgtactagtgccgacattgtgcatgctctgttgcctgtgtctatgttcctgtggttctgtcagtgtgatcatgtgatgtatctgtccccaggaatgtgtcaataaagtttccccttcctgggacaatgaattcacggtgttcttatttcaatttccaggagtgtaaatacaaaCTGTTAACTCAAGAGGATTGGTTGCTTTTATTCAGATACACCGCATAGGAGTACTGTTTGGTACAGGTGTGTAGTCTCGGTTGAGCAAAGTTCGCTTTGGCCTGTGGCTAGTGCGAGCGCTGGTCAGCAGACTGGCAGGCTCGGTCGCAGCAGAAAGGGCGAGGCGGTCGGCGTCAGAGGTGGCCGGTGTGCTGGTGGATCCACTCGACGTAGAGCGAGACGTCTGCGAACGCCGCGGGCAGGCCCCTGGAGGCGCACGGCTTAAGTGACCACGAGACCACACCCACCTGCACGCCGCCAGGCACCAGCAGCGGGCCACCCGAGTCACCCTGCCGGACACAAGCCGCTCTCAGTGGACAATAAACGTGGCCCCACTCTGGGAACACATGCTGTGGGGGGGGCGAAAGCTGAATATCTGTGTAGAGAATGGCTCTACACAACAACGTTAAATGTAGCTAGGTGAAATAAACCCACATCCTCTGCTACTGCTATTAATATAAAAgcgtttcttcttctttcttttgcttacTTGACATATACACcatgtatatagggtggtccattgatcgtgacggggtcaaatatctcacgaattaagcgtcaaacgaaaaaactacaaagaatgaaacttgtctagcttgaagagggaaaccagatggcgctatggttggcccgttagatgtcGCAGCCATAGCTCatacgaatatcaactgcgttttttaaaaataggaacccccgttttttattacatattcgtgaagtacgtaaagaaatatgaatgttttaattggagcacttttttcgctttgtgacagatgttgctgtaatactcacaaacatatggctcacaattttagacgaacagttggtaacaggtaggtttcttaaattaaaatacagaatgtaggtaagtttgaacattttatttcggttgttccaatgtgatacatgtacctttgtgaacttatcatttctaagaacgcatgctgttacagcatgattatctctaaataccacattaatgcaataaatgctcaaaatgatgtccgtgaacgtcaatgcatttggcaatacgtgtaacgacattcctctcaacagcgagtagttcgccctccgtaatgttcgcacatgcattgacaatgcgctgaggaatgttttcaggcgttgtcggtggatcacgatagcaaatattcgtcaactttccccacagaaagaaacccggagacgtcaggtccggtgaacgtgcgggccttggtatggtgcttcgacgaccaatccacctgtcattaaatatgctattcaatagcgcttcaaccgcacgcgagctatgtgccagacatccatcatgttggaagtacatagccattctgtcatgcagtgaaacatcttgtagtagcatcggtagaacattacgtaggaaatcagcgtacattgcaccatttagattgccatcgataaaatgggggccaaatatccttcctcccataataccgcaccatacattaacccgccaaggtcgctgatgttccacttgtcgcagccatcgtggatttttcgttccCTCAATAgggcatattgtgccggtttacgttaccgttgttggtgaatgacgcttcgtcgctaaatagaaggcgagcaaaaactctgtcatcgtccaaccatagcgccatctggtttcccccttcaagctagacgagtttccttctttgtagttttttcgtttgatgcttatttcgtgcgatatttggcccggtcacgatcaacggaccaccctgtatatacaacagCATCAACCGTGCATAGTTCCATGGAGCTTTCGAGGATATCTGTAGGTCATTATTAGAGGTTATTAAAAATAGCGTGATCCATTATGACGGATATGTACAATAATtctgtggaatttctgtgtttcataaacaaCAAGCCCAAGGTGATAAACACTGTACCAATCACCGTCTGCAACAACAACATAAAGTACCAAAGTAAGTTCATGGTGCCGTGGCTGGCCTAAACTCTCCAGATACCCTTTGGTCTTTCCGGCCGACCGCTGAGGCGCGCTGCGGGAGGGACGCCACTCACCGTGCACTGCCCCCTGCCGCCCTCTGGGGCGCCGGCGCAGAGGTTGGTAGGGTTGAGCGCGCCGTCCAGGGCACGGTAGCAGTCTCTGAGCGAGTACACAGACACCTCGGCCACCTGCAGCCGGTCCATCACCACGCCGCTGTTGGTCTGCAGTAACACAGGCATAAGCTGCAACAATCTCCTCGAGATCTGAAACCTCTACATTTCAACAAGCAGTtggtaactgcaaagaaatttaCTAACTATAGGTATGTACACTGAAGCTTCAGAGGAACTGGTttttccaaggtggcttccgtcaactccccctcccggatg
This sequence is a window from Schistocerca americana isolate TAMUIC-IGC-003095 chromosome 4, iqSchAmer2.1, whole genome shotgun sequence. Protein-coding genes within it:
- the LOC124613791 gene encoding kallikrein-14-like; translation: MPVLLQTNSGVVMDRLQVAEVSVYSLRDCYRALDGALNPTNLCAGAPEGGRGQCTGDSGGPLLVPGGVQVGVVSWSLKPCASRGLPAAFADVSLYVEWIHQHTGHL